One segment of Methylocella silvestris BL2 DNA contains the following:
- a CDS encoding ATP-binding response regulator produces the protein MTISDFSAPSAARTTPSEPSAQQQEVAALRAEIARLRRVNSVLMDRVENDMSAKSNNAFTLFQAAITLENRVAERTAELTNLTHQLFQQISERCAAEKALLSAKGDAEKANLSKTRFLAAASHDLHQPLNVARLFLGMLGEHVGEYSDPQSRGSELVANIEAALDTVDELVRTLVDISRLDAGVWPVELSSFALQPLLDRLRQDYEPQAEAVGLRLRTVASAAAVHSDRVLIERVLRNFISNALRYTAEGSILIGCRRRGADVSVEIYDTGVGVAEENLKLIFEEFRQLGAAAREGDRGLGLGLAITERIARLIDAKIEVRSILGRGSCFALRLRSSEAPPAVPEPILEPGGASLAGLCVVVIDNDMRLRNALSALLRSWNCITIAVRSPHAAITALSAARKAPHLVIADYHLDNGVFGTQAVAAMRAAFGQELQALIVSSDSSGELQRALKRQGYDFLAKTAPPMRLRAMLTALASRRAASSASPQ, from the coding sequence ATGACGATCTCTGACTTCTCGGCGCCGAGCGCGGCGCGGACGACGCCGTCGGAACCTTCCGCGCAGCAGCAGGAGGTCGCAGCTCTGCGCGCGGAAATCGCAAGGCTGCGGCGGGTCAACTCCGTGCTGATGGACCGCGTCGAAAACGACATGAGCGCCAAGAGCAACAACGCATTCACCTTGTTTCAGGCGGCGATCACGCTGGAAAACAGGGTCGCCGAGCGAACCGCCGAGCTAACCAATCTGACGCATCAGCTGTTTCAGCAGATTTCGGAGCGCTGCGCCGCCGAGAAAGCCCTGCTGTCCGCGAAGGGCGACGCCGAAAAGGCCAATCTCAGCAAGACCCGCTTTCTCGCCGCAGCCAGCCACGATCTGCACCAGCCGCTGAATGTGGCTCGCCTCTTCCTTGGCATGCTCGGCGAGCATGTCGGCGAATATTCAGACCCGCAATCGCGTGGCAGCGAGCTTGTCGCCAATATCGAGGCGGCGCTCGACACAGTCGACGAGCTGGTGCGGACGCTGGTCGATATTTCCCGCCTCGACGCCGGCGTCTGGCCGGTCGAACTCAGTTCTTTCGCGCTTCAGCCGCTGCTCGACCGGCTGCGCCAGGATTATGAGCCGCAGGCGGAAGCCGTCGGCCTTCGGCTTAGGACGGTCGCCAGCGCAGCCGCGGTTCACAGCGACCGCGTTCTGATCGAGCGCGTGCTGCGCAATTTCATCAGCAACGCGCTGCGCTACACGGCGGAGGGCTCGATCCTGATCGGCTGCCGCAGGCGCGGCGCGGACGTCTCGGTCGAGATTTACGACACAGGCGTCGGCGTCGCCGAAGAGAATTTGAAGCTGATCTTCGAAGAATTCCGGCAACTTGGCGCGGCGGCGCGCGAAGGCGACCGCGGGCTTGGGCTCGGGCTTGCGATTACCGAGCGGATCGCCCGGCTGATCGACGCCAAAATCGAGGTGCGTTCGATCCTCGGACGCGGCTCGTGCTTCGCCCTGCGGCTCAGATCGAGCGAGGCGCCCCCTGCTGTCCCCGAGCCGATCCTCGAGCCTGGCGGGGCATCGCTCGCCGGGCTTTGCGTCGTCGTGATCGACAATGACATGCGGCTGCGCAATGCGCTTTCGGCGCTGCTGCGCTCCTGGAACTGCATCACAATCGCCGTGCGCTCGCCGCATGCGGCGATCACCGCGCTCAGCGCCGCGCGCAAGGCGCCGCATCTCGTTATCGCAGACTATCATCTCGATAATGGCGTTTTCGGAACGCAGGCCGTCGCGGCGATGCGCGCGGCGTTCGGGCAGGAGCTGCAGGCGCTGATCGTCTCCAGCGATTCGAGCGGCGAGCTGCAGCGGGCGTTAAAGCGGCAGGGCTATGATTTTCTCGCCAAGACTGCGCCGCCGATGCGGCTGCGGGCCATGCTGACCGCACTCGCCTCGCGCCGCGCCGCGTCCTCAGCGTCTCCGCAATAG
- the adh gene encoding aldehyde dehydrogenase: MVEKLLADLKDQIAIRPHYDNFIGGKWTPPVKGQSFENISPIDGNVVCTIARSTAEDVELALDAAHAARESWGNASPATRSLVLLRIADRIEEKLDVLAMVETIDNGKPIRETKAADLPLAVDHFRYFAGVLRAQEGSISEIDHDTIAYHFHEPLGVVAQIIPWNFPLLMAVWKIAPALAAGNCIVMKPAEQTPMSIMVLMDVIGDLLPPGVLNVINGFGVECGKPLAQSPRIAKVAFTGETTTGRLIMQYASENIIPVTLELGGKSPNIFFEDVADEDDDYFDKALEGFAMFALNQGEVCTCPSRALVHEKIYDRFMERAIKRVNAIKQGNPLDPSTMIGAQASNDQLEKILSYMDIGRQEGAKVLAGGGRADLGPELANGFYVQPTVLEGHNKMRIFQEEIFGPVLSVTTFKDDAQALEIANDTLYGLGSGVWTRNGTRAYRFGRAIKAGRVWTNCYHLYPAHAAFGGYKKSGIGRENHKMMLDHYQQTKNMLVSYSNKPLGFF; the protein is encoded by the coding sequence ATGGTTGAAAAGCTTCTGGCCGATCTCAAGGATCAGATCGCCATCCGGCCGCACTACGACAATTTCATCGGCGGCAAGTGGACGCCGCCGGTCAAAGGCCAGAGTTTCGAGAATATCTCGCCGATCGACGGCAATGTCGTCTGCACCATCGCCCGCTCCACTGCCGAAGACGTCGAGCTTGCTCTTGACGCCGCGCACGCCGCCCGCGAGAGCTGGGGCAACGCCTCGCCGGCGACGCGGTCCCTCGTGCTTCTGCGCATCGCCGATCGCATTGAAGAAAAGCTCGATGTGCTGGCGATGGTCGAGACCATCGACAACGGCAAGCCGATCCGCGAGACCAAGGCGGCCGATCTGCCGCTCGCCGTCGATCACTTCCGCTATTTCGCCGGCGTGCTGCGCGCCCAGGAAGGCTCGATCAGCGAAATCGACCACGACACCATCGCCTATCATTTCCATGAGCCGCTCGGCGTCGTCGCGCAGATCATCCCGTGGAATTTCCCGCTGCTGATGGCGGTGTGGAAGATCGCCCCCGCGCTCGCCGCCGGCAATTGCATCGTCATGAAGCCGGCCGAACAGACGCCCATGAGCATCATGGTCCTGATGGACGTGATCGGCGATTTGCTTCCGCCCGGCGTCCTCAACGTCATCAATGGTTTCGGCGTCGAATGCGGCAAACCGCTGGCGCAAAGTCCGCGCATCGCCAAGGTCGCCTTCACCGGCGAAACGACGACCGGCCGCCTCATCATGCAATATGCGTCGGAAAACATCATTCCGGTGACGCTTGAGCTCGGCGGCAAGAGCCCGAACATCTTCTTCGAGGACGTCGCCGACGAAGACGACGATTATTTCGACAAGGCCCTCGAAGGCTTCGCCATGTTCGCGCTGAACCAAGGGGAGGTCTGCACCTGCCCCTCCCGCGCGCTGGTGCATGAGAAGATCTACGATCGCTTCATGGAGCGCGCCATCAAGCGCGTCAACGCGATCAAGCAGGGCAACCCGCTCGATCCCTCGACCATGATCGGCGCACAGGCTTCGAACGACCAGCTTGAGAAGATCCTGTCCTATATGGACATCGGCCGCCAGGAAGGCGCCAAGGTGCTCGCCGGCGGCGGCCGCGCGGATCTCGGCCCGGAGCTCGCCAACGGCTTCTATGTGCAGCCGACGGTGCTCGAGGGCCACAACAAGATGCGCATCTTCCAGGAGGAGATCTTCGGACCGGTGCTTTCGGTCACGACCTTCAAGGACGACGCGCAGGCGCTCGAGATCGCCAACGACACGCTGTACGGCCTCGGTTCGGGCGTATGGACGCGCAACGGCACCCGCGCCTATCGTTTCGGCCGCGCCATCAAGGCCGGCCGCGTGTGGACCAATTGCTACCACCTCTATCCGGCTCACGCAGCCTTCGGCGGCTACAAGAAGTCCGGCATCGGCCGCGAAAACCACAAGATGATGCTGGACCACTATCAGCAGACCAAGAATATGCTGGTCAGCTACAGCAACAAGCCGCTGGGCTTCTTCTGA
- a CDS encoding porin: MASVFVGSVAARADTTDELLDQLKAKGVLTKGEYSKLKQRHAAETSKAGPRGAAPVVGNGRYLTALDKGVGFRIPGQQIVTKDNGVVSVGDVDVKLTGALIFFGAETFKNNVSGTALVGGVTGGLSGGSTVNNANSIRSGLLPSNVVLSLATNQMGWDLGFTVGAYFGGNNVFVGSDPRNANAGGSAFALGTPGIDLRQVFGTIGTPELGSLKIGRDLGLFGGQAILNDFTLFGVGTAAGNAAPGNTALGRIGLGYVYADWIPQITYTTPGWNGFTASVGLFSPLAATDIFTGGLTSGVMTAHDQPQFQGQIKYVGQLAPDFKLTAWVDGITQLQRAEVGDSVTAFISAGSHTRSSGVDGGARVDWNGFSVVGYGYWGSALGTTGLFWQALSPDGQARKSSGWYAEAEYTFGSSPYLPGFLGGDRFTIGGSFGQSFLQANSFDTGTVFGAVYEPFLLHTNQSAIGFVRYKLTDWVAFQAEFINSKSINQSGGSFTTNAVVGGTTFFF; this comes from the coding sequence ATGGCCTCGGTGTTTGTCGGCTCGGTCGCTGCGCGCGCCGACACGACGGACGAATTGCTCGATCAGCTCAAGGCCAAGGGCGTCCTGACCAAGGGCGAATATTCCAAGCTGAAGCAGCGCCACGCCGCCGAAACCTCGAAGGCCGGCCCGCGCGGCGCCGCTCCGGTCGTCGGCAATGGCCGCTATCTGACCGCGCTCGACAAGGGCGTCGGCTTCCGCATTCCTGGCCAGCAGATCGTCACCAAGGACAATGGCGTTGTCTCCGTCGGCGACGTCGACGTGAAGCTCACCGGCGCGCTGATCTTCTTCGGCGCTGAGACCTTCAAGAATAATGTTTCCGGCACCGCGCTTGTCGGCGGCGTTACAGGCGGCCTCTCCGGCGGAAGCACCGTCAACAACGCCAACTCCATTCGTTCGGGTCTGCTGCCGAGCAACGTCGTGTTGAGCCTCGCCACTAACCAGATGGGTTGGGATCTCGGCTTCACGGTCGGGGCGTATTTTGGCGGCAACAACGTCTTTGTCGGATCCGATCCTAGAAATGCCAACGCAGGCGGCTCCGCATTCGCGCTCGGCACTCCCGGCATCGACCTTCGTCAGGTTTTCGGTACGATCGGCACTCCCGAACTGGGCTCGCTCAAGATTGGTCGCGACCTCGGCCTGTTCGGCGGCCAGGCGATCCTCAACGACTTCACCCTGTTCGGCGTCGGCACCGCGGCCGGCAACGCCGCCCCGGGTAATACGGCCCTCGGGCGCATCGGTCTCGGCTATGTCTATGCCGACTGGATTCCGCAGATCACCTATACGACGCCCGGGTGGAACGGCTTCACCGCTTCGGTCGGCTTGTTCTCGCCCCTCGCCGCCACGGATATCTTCACCGGCGGCCTAACAAGCGGCGTCATGACTGCCCACGATCAGCCCCAATTCCAAGGCCAGATCAAATATGTTGGTCAACTCGCGCCCGATTTCAAGCTGACCGCGTGGGTCGACGGGATTACCCAGTTGCAGCGCGCTGAAGTCGGCGATTCCGTCACCGCCTTTATCAGCGCCGGATCCCACACCAGATCGTCCGGCGTCGACGGCGGCGCCCGCGTCGACTGGAATGGCTTCAGCGTGGTCGGTTACGGCTACTGGGGCAGCGCGCTCGGCACCACCGGTCTATTCTGGCAAGCCCTCAGCCCGGATGGTCAGGCGCGCAAATCGTCCGGCTGGTACGCTGAGGCGGAATACACCTTCGGCTCGAGCCCATATCTTCCTGGCTTCCTCGGCGGCGACCGCTTCACGATCGGCGGCAGCTTCGGACAGAGCTTCCTCCAGGCAAACAGCTTCGACACGGGCACCGTGTTCGGCGCAGTCTATGAGCCCTTCCTTCTGCATACCAACCAGTCCGCGATCGGATTTGTCCGCTACAAGCTGACCGATTGGGTGGCGTTCCAGGCCGAGTTCATCAACTCGAAGTCGATCAACCAGTCTGGCGGCTCCTTCACCACCAACGCCGTCGTCGGCGGAACGACCTTCTTCTTCTAA
- a CDS encoding YqhA family protein — MKPVERGIENLFFASRWLMAPFLAGLIIGLLTLLYKFCVKLIVFVTHLRDADQSDVIVGILSLIDFSLTANLILIVICSTFENFVRPINVSDHPSWPEGLTRIGFAGLKQKLLSSIVAITSVNILERLLELDQSFQPEKLGLALGALLIFALTMLILALADRTSSGGH; from the coding sequence ATGAAACCTGTCGAACGCGGCATCGAAAATCTGTTCTTCGCGAGCCGCTGGCTGATGGCGCCGTTTCTGGCCGGCCTCATCATTGGCCTTTTGACGCTGTTGTATAAATTCTGCGTCAAGCTCATCGTCTTTGTGACGCATCTGCGGGACGCTGATCAGTCGGACGTCATCGTCGGCATATTGAGCCTCATCGATTTCTCCCTGACCGCCAATCTCATCCTGATCGTCATCTGTTCGACATTCGAAAATTTCGTGCGTCCGATCAATGTCTCCGACCATCCGAGCTGGCCGGAGGGATTGACCCGGATTGGCTTTGCGGGTCTCAAGCAGAAGCTTTTGAGCTCGATCGTCGCGATCACCTCCGTCAATATTCTTGAACGCCTGCTGGAGCTCGACCAGAGTTTTCAGCCGGAGAAGCTGGGACTGGCGCTGGGCGCCCTGCTCATCTTCGCCTTGACGATGCTGATTCTGGCCCTCGCCGACCGCACCAGCAGCGGCGGTCATTAA
- the irrA gene encoding iron response transcriptional regulator IrrA gives MYESKGNEFQQAGQPAFKGRALLERYGLRATRQRLGLAKLLFGKGDRHLTADALASEAQVARMPASLATVYNVLNLFAQVGLVRSLAIEGGKTVFDTNTSNHSHFFFEDSGAVCDIGHDCARFAEGVEAPEGYEISKVDVVVRLRPKNGGPSVIARHRQGDQDV, from the coding sequence ATGTATGAGTCCAAGGGCAACGAGTTCCAGCAAGCCGGCCAGCCGGCATTTAAGGGGCGCGCCCTGTTGGAGCGGTATGGCCTGCGGGCGACGCGGCAGCGGCTCGGATTGGCGAAGCTTTTGTTCGGCAAGGGCGATCGACATCTGACAGCGGATGCGCTTGCCTCCGAAGCGCAGGTCGCCCGGATGCCGGCCTCTCTCGCGACAGTCTACAATGTCCTCAATCTATTCGCTCAGGTCGGGCTGGTGCGCAGCCTTGCCATCGAAGGCGGCAAGACGGTTTTCGACACCAATACGAGCAATCACTCGCATTTCTTCTTCGAGGATAGCGGCGCGGTCTGCGACATCGGACACGATTGCGCGCGATTTGCCGAAGGCGTCGAAGCGCCCGAAGGCTATGAAATCTCGAAGGTCGACGTGGTCGTCAGGCTGCGCCCGAAGAATGGCGGACCTTCCGTTATCGCCCGTCATCGTCAGGGCGACCAAGACGTCTAG
- a CDS encoding M48 family metallopeptidase — protein MSVTAISIIAAIIASGALDVYLRRRQMNSVRASRDSIPVDFRSVVTLEEHRRAADYTLANARLGALHTIFDTGLSVLWLTVLLAPLYALVAALFEPGLMRSVAFVMAIGAVSYGLALPFALVKTFKIEAAFGFNRTTPRIFALDQIKGLVLQFVIAAPLLFGLFWLIEALPRLWWVIGWAATVLLTIGASVIYPMWIAPLFNAFRPLPDGPMKSRIEALLARCGFKSNGLYVMDASKRSSHGNAYFTGFGKVKRIVFFDTLLEKHTEDEIISVLAHELGHFKLGHIGQRLAQSAILLFVIFAVLHWAFSAGGLASQFGLPDDPGIVLMIVSAALGPLLRLSAPLLNFLSRRAEFQADAFAKAIVGEEDMINALTRLSRDNLATLTPDRIYAMFYYSHPPIPIRVAQLKAA, from the coding sequence TTGAGCGTCACCGCTATATCGATTATCGCCGCGATCATCGCCTCCGGCGCGCTCGATGTTTATTTGCGGCGCAGGCAAATGAACTCGGTGCGCGCTAGCCGTGACAGCATTCCGGTCGATTTCCGCTCGGTCGTCACGCTCGAAGAGCATCGGCGCGCCGCCGATTATACTTTGGCGAACGCCAGACTCGGCGCGCTCCATACGATTTTCGACACGGGCCTGTCCGTTCTCTGGCTGACCGTTCTGCTGGCGCCGCTTTACGCGCTCGTGGCGGCGCTGTTCGAACCGGGCCTTATGCGCAGCGTCGCGTTTGTGATGGCGATCGGCGCGGTCAGCTACGGGCTCGCGCTTCCCTTCGCCCTCGTCAAGACCTTCAAGATCGAGGCGGCTTTCGGCTTCAACCGCACGACGCCGCGCATTTTCGCGCTGGATCAGATTAAGGGCCTCGTGCTGCAATTCGTCATCGCGGCGCCGCTGCTTTTCGGCCTTTTCTGGCTGATCGAGGCGCTGCCTCGCCTCTGGTGGGTCATCGGCTGGGCGGCGACGGTCCTACTCACCATCGGCGCCAGCGTGATCTATCCGATGTGGATCGCCCCGCTCTTCAACGCCTTCCGGCCGCTGCCGGACGGCCCGATGAAAAGCCGCATCGAAGCGCTGCTGGCGCGCTGCGGCTTTAAATCGAACGGCCTCTATGTGATGGACGCCTCGAAACGGTCGAGCCATGGCAACGCCTATTTCACCGGCTTCGGCAAGGTCAAGCGCATCGTCTTCTTCGACACCCTGCTCGAAAAGCACACCGAAGACGAAATCATTTCGGTGCTCGCGCATGAGCTCGGCCATTTCAAGCTCGGCCACATCGGCCAGAGGCTGGCGCAATCGGCGATCCTCCTTTTCGTGATCTTCGCCGTTTTGCATTGGGCCTTTTCGGCCGGCGGCCTCGCCAGCCAGTTCGGGCTTCCGGACGATCCGGGGATCGTGCTGATGATCGTGTCCGCCGCGCTTGGCCCGCTGCTTCGGCTATCCGCGCCGCTGCTCAATTTCCTGTCGCGCCGGGCCGAGTTTCAGGCCGACGCCTTCGCCAAGGCGATCGTCGGCGAAGAGGATATGATCAACGCCTTGACGCGTCTGTCGCGCGACAATCTGGCGACGCTGACGCCGGACAGAATTTACGCCATGTTCTACTACTCGCATCCGCCGATTCCGATCCGCGTGGCGCAGCTGAAAGCGGCCTGA
- a CDS encoding response regulator, translating into MAKVLIADDHPVFRRALGDIVGQLLPSTGLAVVEAADRTQLFEIVENDDVDLILLDLCMPGMTGLPELVAIRNIAPATPVVIISAIDDTTIVNQAINCGAAGFIPKSSSMEDLAAALKQVLDGGVYIPGSDEAREKRGPAEADALTPRQLAVLGLLSAGKSNKEIARALSISDLTVKVHITTIFRKLGVATRTQAIVAFQRERAQVSNN; encoded by the coding sequence ATGGCGAAAGTTTTGATTGCCGACGACCATCCGGTGTTTCGCCGGGCGCTTGGCGATATCGTCGGCCAGCTGCTGCCCTCAACCGGCCTTGCGGTTGTCGAGGCGGCGGATCGCACGCAATTGTTCGAGATCGTCGAAAACGACGACGTCGATCTTATCCTGCTCGATCTTTGCATGCCGGGCATGACAGGGCTGCCGGAGCTTGTCGCCATTCGCAATATCGCGCCCGCGACGCCGGTGGTCATTATCTCGGCCATTGACGATACGACAATCGTCAATCAGGCGATCAACTGCGGCGCAGCCGGCTTCATCCCCAAATCCTCTTCCATGGAGGATCTGGCGGCGGCGTTGAAGCAGGTTCTCGACGGCGGAGTCTATATCCCGGGCAGCGACGAGGCCCGCGAAAAGCGCGGACCCGCGGAGGCCGACGCCTTGACGCCGCGCCAGCTCGCCGTCCTCGGTTTGTTGTCGGCCGGTAAGTCGAACAAGGAGATCGCGCGAGCGCTGTCGATCAGCGATCTCACCGTCAAAGTGCATATCACGACGATCTTTCGGAAACTGGGCGTCGCCACGCGCACGCAGGCGATCGTCGCCTTTCAGCGCGAGCGCGCACAGGTGTCGAATAATTGA
- a CDS encoding serine/threonine-protein kinase — protein sequence MTAKNDIGPTQSIGSAPSAASYGVNAPRGADFPGSESLRPGMQLNGVYEIDALLARGGMGEVYKGHSIQTGDLVAIKVIRADLAENEVAIALFRNEASKLHRLHNEAIIRYFVFSVDPVLQRTYLAMEFVEGEPLSQILRRAPLPPETVRRLACRVALGLHAAHKRDIIHRDVSSDNIVIQNNDVEEAKIIDFGIARSTQAGTTLIDIGFAGKLNYVSPEQLGLYGGDVGARSDIYSLGLVLIEALRGAPVDMGGTQVEVIDKRKSVPSLEGVDPRLAPVIEKMLQPDPAARQQSMQEVADDFARIAIESATRDRAAPPRGGSIRRPAPPAARRRQITLALGAGSALVAIALLAGAYFWLASPAQKRPETPQHAEVVLQPPPEQPPLTAPPAAPPVTEPEAPMSPATPPGVVTRESVLRYIETYEGAACFSILSAAATASSTRIEAIGAERSAFDELNAAFSRAMGFEADIKAILVPTAECAALDFYKAAKPAAALAPQVQIDTPFLRAGQTLTGSISGAKDRKVEALLISDDGTIQNVTNALPTARPRPFSLAVTRPRAGGQPQILMFVSSASPLASLKLGKPGKAAQILAAAETEAAGRQEQLGVAMNYFYVTE from the coding sequence GTGACCGCGAAAAACGATATCGGACCGACGCAATCAATCGGGAGCGCGCCCTCGGCGGCGTCCTATGGCGTCAACGCGCCGCGGGGAGCCGATTTTCCGGGCTCCGAATCGCTGCGCCCCGGCATGCAGCTGAACGGCGTCTATGAAATCGACGCCCTGCTCGCCCGCGGCGGCATGGGCGAGGTCTATAAGGGCCATTCGATCCAGACCGGCGATCTCGTCGCGATCAAGGTCATAAGGGCCGATCTCGCCGAGAATGAAGTTGCGATTGCGCTGTTTCGCAACGAAGCTTCGAAGCTGCACCGGCTGCACAATGAAGCGATCATCCGCTACTTCGTGTTTTCGGTCGATCCCGTGTTACAGCGAACCTATCTGGCGATGGAGTTCGTCGAAGGCGAGCCCCTCTCGCAGATCCTGCGTCGCGCGCCGCTGCCGCCCGAAACCGTGCGCCGCCTCGCCTGCCGCGTCGCGCTCGGGCTTCACGCCGCGCATAAGCGCGACATCATCCATCGCGACGTCTCGTCCGATAATATCGTCATCCAGAACAATGACGTCGAAGAGGCCAAGATCATCGATTTCGGCATCGCCCGCTCGACCCAGGCGGGCACGACGCTGATCGACATCGGCTTCGCCGGCAAACTCAATTACGTGTCGCCGGAACAGCTCGGCCTTTATGGCGGCGACGTCGGCGCGCGTTCGGACATCTACAGTCTCGGCCTCGTGCTGATCGAGGCGCTGCGCGGCGCTCCGGTCGACATGGGCGGCACCCAGGTCGAAGTGATCGACAAGCGCAAGAGCGTGCCGAGCCTCGAGGGGGTCGATCCGCGCCTCGCGCCGGTGATCGAGAAGATGCTGCAGCCCGATCCTGCGGCGCGACAGCAGAGCATGCAGGAGGTCGCCGATGATTTCGCGCGGATCGCGATCGAATCGGCGACCCGCGATCGCGCCGCTCCGCCGCGCGGCGGCTCGATCCGCCGCCCGGCGCCGCCCGCTGCGCGCAGGCGCCAAATCACATTGGCGCTAGGCGCGGGATCGGCGCTCGTCGCGATCGCGCTGCTCGCGGGCGCCTATTTTTGGCTTGCCAGCCCCGCGCAAAAACGTCCGGAGACGCCGCAACATGCGGAGGTCGTGCTGCAGCCGCCGCCGGAGCAGCCGCCTTTGACTGCGCCGCCTGCCGCGCCTCCCGTGACCGAGCCGGAGGCGCCGATGTCGCCCGCCACGCCACCCGGCGTCGTCACGCGCGAAAGCGTGCTCCGCTACATCGAGACCTACGAGGGGGCCGCCTGCTTCAGCATCCTGTCGGCGGCGGCGACGGCCTCGTCGACGCGAATCGAGGCGATCGGCGCCGAAAGGAGCGCGTTCGACGAGCTCAACGCCGCCTTCAGCCGGGCCATGGGCTTTGAGGCGGATATCAAAGCGATTCTCGTCCCGACCGCGGAATGCGCTGCGCTTGATTTCTACAAAGCGGCGAAGCCGGCCGCGGCGCTCGCCCCGCAGGTGCAGATCGACACGCCCTTCCTGCGCGCCGGCCAAACTCTGACGGGGTCGATCTCGGGGGCCAAGGATCGCAAGGTCGAGGCGCTGCTCATCAGCGACGACGGGACGATCCAGAACGTCACCAATGCGCTTCCAACAGCCCGTCCGCGCCCGTTCAGCCTCGCGGTGACGCGGCCGAGAGCAGGCGGGCAGCCGCAAATTCTGATGTTCGTCTCGAGCGCCAGCCCGCTGGCTTCGCTGAAACTCGGAAAACCCGGCAAGGCGGCGCAGATTCTCGCTGCGGCGGAAACGGAGGCGGCCGGGCGTCAGGAGCAGTTGGGCGTCGCGATGAATTATTTCTACGTGACGGAATGA
- a CDS encoding phasin, with protein MIDIPQQIPTQIRDLAEKNFEQAREAFLGFIGAAQKATGSAEALPSSAKEAVTKAMSFAESNVNAAFDLAQKLLHAKDVQEVFSLQSEFAKSQLQAIQNQAKELGESAQAAFNSATKK; from the coding sequence ATGATCGACATACCGCAGCAAATCCCCACGCAGATTCGCGACCTTGCGGAAAAGAACTTCGAGCAAGCGCGTGAAGCCTTTTTGGGCTTTATCGGCGCCGCTCAAAAAGCGACGGGTTCGGCCGAGGCCCTTCCTTCGAGCGCCAAGGAAGCCGTGACCAAGGCCATGTCGTTTGCAGAAAGCAACGTCAACGCCGCTTTCGATCTGGCGCAGAAGCTGCTCCACGCCAAGGATGTTCAGGAAGTCTTCTCACTGCAGTCCGAATTCGCCAAATCCCAGCTCCAGGCGATCCAGAATCAAGCCAAGGAGCTTGGCGAGTCGGCGCAGGCCGCTTTCAACAGCGCCACCAAGAAGTAA
- a CDS encoding PRC-barrel domain-containing protein gives MLFVASVLKGFAVAASDGKIGTVDDFLFDDESWKVRWLVVDTGGWLSGRRVLVHPSALGEPDPVRRVLPVQLTKAQIEAGPDLAQHQPLSRQMESHLYDYYGWDPSWGVSYFGIGAIAQPLSLPPLEGEATAADAAENAAHPGEQDPHLRSAAEINGYHIEASDGEIGHLESFVLDHANWDIRYLGIATSNWWGGQHVLIAPFAVKEIDWADRRISIDITRAQVKSSPPCDSIEMVDEAYERMLHGHYGWPGYWYYPD, from the coding sequence ATGTTGTTCGTCGCATCGGTGCTGAAGGGATTTGCCGTCGCGGCCAGCGACGGGAAGATCGGAACCGTCGACGACTTTCTGTTCGACGACGAGAGCTGGAAAGTCAGATGGCTCGTGGTCGACACCGGCGGTTGGCTAAGCGGCCGCAGGGTTCTCGTGCACCCCTCCGCGCTGGGGGAGCCGGACCCCGTGCGACGCGTGCTGCCCGTGCAACTGACGAAAGCGCAGATTGAAGCCGGTCCCGACCTCGCCCAACACCAGCCGCTGTCGCGGCAGATGGAATCCCATCTTTACGATTATTACGGCTGGGATCCCTCGTGGGGCGTCAGCTATTTCGGCATCGGGGCGATCGCCCAGCCTTTATCGTTGCCGCCGCTGGAGGGCGAGGCCACCGCCGCCGACGCCGCCGAGAACGCCGCGCATCCCGGCGAGCAGGACCCGCATTTGCGGAGCGCCGCGGAAATCAATGGCTATCATATTGAGGCGAGCGATGGCGAAATCGGCCATCTTGAAAGCTTTGTGCTTGACCACGCCAATTGGGACATTCGCTATCTCGGCATTGCGACGAGCAATTGGTGGGGCGGTCAGCACGTCCTCATCGCTCCCTTTGCGGTGAAAGAGATCGATTGGGCCGACCGGCGCATTTCGATCGACATCACCCGCGCGCAAGTGAAGTCGAGCCCGCCATGCGATTCGATCGAGATGGTCGACGAGGCCTATGAGCGGATGCTGCACGGCCATTACGGCTGGCCGGGCTATTGGTACTATCCGGATTAG